The DNA sequence gacagacagatagatagatagatagatagatagatagataatagagagatagaagatagatagataaagatggatagagagagagagagagagagagagagagagatgacagacagacagacaggtaggtagatagatagatagatagatagatagatagatagatagatagatagatagatagatagatagatagatgatatagatgggtagatagatagatagatagatagatagatagatagatagatagatagatagatagatagatagataggcagacaaacagacagacagatagcagacaggtagatagatagatagatagatagatagatagatagatagatagatagatagatagatagatagaagatagacagatagaagatagatatagatagatagataatagagagatagaagatagatagataaagatggatagatagatagatagatagatagatagatagatagatagatagatagatagatagataaagatattCAATTAAAGTATGGAATAACAGTGCCTCCTGTATTCTTTTTGCTTAGGATTGCTTTTCCTAGGACATTTttggttccatatgaattttaggatttttttttctatttctgagaagaaagttgtggggattttgattgggattgtgTTGAATATTTACATTCTTTTGGTAGGTTAGTCATTTTCacatattaattctaccaatccatgaacatgaaaTGTCTTTCATATGAAAGATACCTTTCCATAgcattttcttcaattccttcccTTAgggctttgaaattttcattgtaGAGATCTTTCACGTCCTTGGGTTTATTCCCAGACATCCTGGTGTCTCATGGTGTGGTAAATGAAAGCAtgaccatgatttttttttttctcggtgTGTTTGTTGTTGGGGTCTAGAAAGGATATTGACTTTTATAAGTTGATTTTGTAACTGTCACTTcctgaaatttttcatttttttttctaggagttTCGTGGTGGAATTTTCGAGACCTCTTGTGTATATTATCACGCCATCTGCACACAGAGACGGTTTGACTTATTCCTATTCTGCTATTTCCTCCTCTTATAATATTGCTTCAGCTACTACTTCAAGAACTACACAGGGAAGGAGTGGGGACAGTGCTCAGTCCTGTCTTATCCCTGATTCTCATGAGATCGCTACAAGTTTCCCTCCCTTTAGGATGAGGTTGGTTGGGAGAATTTCCCTCCCGTCCTACTCTCTCTAAAGGCTTTATCGTGAAAGCATGTTGGAATTTACAAAGGTCCTTTCAGTATCTAGGATGGTCATATGATTTTGCCTTTGAGTCCattaatgatttattatatttgtagatatatgtatatttaaccAACCCTACCTTTCCAGTATAAAACCAACTTAATCATGTTGGATGATCTTGGTATTTGATTGCATTTGATTTGCTAGTAACTTATTGAGAATCTTGTGTCAATGTTCATCAGAAACATTAGtctgtagttttatttatttatttatttatttatttatttatttatttattttctttacctggCTTGAGTATTACAGTGATACAGGCTTCATAAAATGAGTATGGGAGGGTTCTTTccattcctatttttttaaagaagataaaaaggGTTGGTTGTAGTTCTTTGAGAGTATGGTGGAATTCTTCTGTGAATCTATCTGGGCCTGGACCTTTTCTCTTGTCAGAAGACTGTTCTAATCTCCTCCTTTGTTACATGACCCTACCCAAGGAAGGACTTAACAAgggatttaaagaaaaatatatagtaaGTTTAGGAAAtacagaatttcatttttttaaaaagtgaacataTTGTAACACATCATCAACTATAACTTACGGACATTCTTATGGAAAATTGGAAATGGAGAAATGATCAGTgcagaaaagaaagcatagaATTGTGCTTTGTTATGACATAAAAGAGTTAAGCCCCCACtcacaaagaagtaaaaatgaatgCTAAATATGGAAATTTGAAAAAGCAAGAAGCAATGCTATAAACTACTTGAGGGAATACTGTTGCATGACATAAGGGTGGAAACTGGGAGTAAATGGTGCTGAAGAAATTGTAAATGATAAGACAAAAGTTGATGTGGAGCCAGACCAAGCAAGGATGATACCAgcaagggggaagagggaaagcttaAGGAGCCTCAGGCCTAGACAGGGAGCTTCATAAAGACAGCTGCAATTCTTACCCCCTTCctgttccccttcccatccctttccctttccctttccccttttccctttctctttccccttttcccttccccctccctgtccctttcccttttcccttttcccttcccttctccttccccttcccctcccacttctccttccccccccctttccccttaagctcctcctgctgctgcgaGGCAGCTTGAATTTCTGAAGAAAGACTTTCCCCAGTGTACCCTGAATAAAGGCAAATGTTTGAACCACAAACTCTGGCGTAGGTTGTGTAGAGTCTTTCAGTAGGAGATGGCTGTGGACTCTTTTCCGGTCTTATCTCTTGCTACCTTCATTGGCTTCAGACACATTCAACACTTTTGATTTCTTGAAAAAAGTTCTGAATTTACCTCATCATAACTGTGTTCACATTGTTTGTGACAAACGCACATTTCCGAGCTTAGTCCATCTTAATGGCATTCAGTCTCCACAGCAATGTCCCGGTTCGTGGGATGGCAATGAATGCAGAGTTGTCCTTTCCCAACATTCTCTGCCCAGCCTCCACCATTCTCCAaagaaatctctctctttcttctctgtaccGCCTCACAACTTTGCTTATGTTTATTTATAGGAATTTTTACATGCTGTCACAcagtagttatttttatttcatttttctgctaAATTATAAAATCCTTGAAACACAAGACGTTTTGCTCATCCTCAGTTGATGCCATGAAATATAAAATGGTTATCCAGGAGTGACTAGACAGTGTCAACACCCACGTTGTCAACTTCACCAGAGTTCTGCGGTCGTATGTCTTCTAGTGCTCTCTGATGAAAACTCAGAAGTTTGAGTGGGAGATATTATGCTAAGTGCCTTCAGGCTCTAAATACAAATAGAAGTTTTCTCAAACACAGAAtgtaatttttatcttctttttctgaGGACAACAATAAGTTAATTAGGGCTTCACCTGTATTTAACTATAACCTCCTTTTTTGTTACTTTGTCCCCAATATTTATGAACTGAGTTTCCCATCAACCAGTGTGAAGTACTGTCCATAGGCTATCAGATAACTTGATGCGCAGTCCCTAGATGGGTGCCCTATCTCCAGTGCTAATTCATAGTCTCAATAGTTCGAGTTTTGGAAGTAGGACTGGCTTGACTCTGCCAAGTAGTCAAAAGCTACTTCAGCTGTCCAGAAGGGGAGTTTTTGTCACCAGAAGCTGTGAGTGTGGCCTGGATATAAGACATCCAGAGTCCTCTCCAGTGAAGGAAGCATTAAAAACACAATTAGAGTACCTAAGCTTGGCACCATTTTTCTAAAAGGAAGTCCTTAactaatgagagaaaaaaaaaacaacttattttttCATACATCCAGCAACTTTCACTTGAACATCCTTTTCTCACtttctggacatttttttttctttaagaatttcattaaaTTCCATCTTAATTTTTTACAGTGTCAGCAACTTAAACCCACTGTTAAAGAAGAGATGATTAAGTTTTGTTAAGGTGTgcctgatatgtgtgtgtgcacatgtgcctacaggcatgcatgtgtgttttcatgtgtgtgtgcatgcctgcatgcatgtagaTGTCAGAGGTCAAAATTATCTATTTTCCTCCATCATGTTTCATCTTGTTTTGGGAGACaaggtctcccactgaacctggagctcacagattaTGGTAGACTGACTTGCCAGTGAGTTGGAATGTGCCTGTTACTGTATACTTGGTGCTATAAAACTAAGGAAGTTCTCCAAGTGCATCCTGGGTAGGAGTATCAGCTGATGAGTAATGAGGTTAGATTAGACTAAGAACATGCAGACAAGAGCCTCTAGTCAAATATAGAAGGAGGAAAAgtgaagagagggaaagatggaggacaaaaaataaacaaataaataaccaaaGTTGCAGCGTCTAATACTATACCACTACGGTTGGCTGTCTAGGCCAGCGACTCAGCAAGAATTCCCAATAAGGACTTCACAGAGACCTCAACTCTCACAAAATCTTAATTTTAGAGTGGTAAAAGAGACCCGCAAGCAATACCGGGTTGACTTTGAGGACAACAGGAAGCCTTTATGTGACATAGGTACGGCCAGATGGTCTTAGTTCAGGTCATAGTTGTTTCGATCCAATTTGCGGATCTTTATTCCGGCCTTCTTAGCAGAGCAGAGAATGGAGGTATATCGTTCCGTTGGCCAGGTTTCCTCTCTTTCTAAAGATCAGTCCCCCTCTCCTAAGAAactgcttttgctttctcttccaacAAATCTTCTCATTTCCTCAGATGATCCCAGAATGATTCCCGGGTCTccttttcctccatttctctaaGTTGAGTCTTGTAAAAAGGGAGGTTCCTTCTATGGCAATGTGGCCATAAAAATCAGGGACTTGCAAGAGTCACCCCTCCCTTTGTAGGGGAGAGGCTGGTTCGTGTTGTCGAAACGCAGAGAAGAAATAAGGACCATTAAAGAGACGTGGTCTTGGCAGTCTTCAGTGCCCTGAGACCAAGTTGCAGTAGTCCCATTCAGTTACTGTGGAACCATCACTGCATCCTGTGGACTTAGATTTTTCCAGAACCTACTTTAATTAGAGTTCTTAAATGcattaacctcccttctagctcacCAACCAGAGGTAACAGAGAAAGAAGTTTAATAGGAAAGGGGGTTTGTAAACCTGTTTAGAAGTAATTCTTTGGGGCAATTGCAATCCTCTGTGTCAATATATCAGCAGCccagtccaatagcaaacaccaaacaggaaTTAGTAGCAGAAGCTCGATCCggcagaaaccacaaggctccacTGAATGTCAGCGGAAGTGGCAAGAATCAGCCAGAACtccatgagaagttctttgatgcatttctctctatCAAGTGATGACCAGCTAAGACCAGCTGAGCGTTTCGAGGCAGAGCAGTGCAAGAGCACCCTCTCACTCTTGGTGGggttacatttacatttttcctaAACATCACAAGCCCTCTCCAGTGTCCTCTCCGGCAAATCATCACATGCCcttccatgtgtctgcttcagcaaaacatcctctcatgtgtctACTTCAGCGAAACATCCTCttacaagacagcttccaggaaaacatcatgGGACACAActcagtttccaaagaaaccagaaattttcacttcacatccccctttctgtttaaggaCTTATCTCTAACATTAACAATCTACACAcaatagaaatatttaagaaCCATAAAAGTAGAACTTTACATCATATTTTAAATACGCTGCATATGTACAATATATCAAACAATagtcaaacaaaacaaccttaaatttctCTCATGATACATTCAACCACGCCAGAGTAAAATATTTAAGACTAgtatacttaattttttattttaaaaacttatttattgttattccccttcctttatttattattgctttttcCATCATAAGATAAGAAAGTCCATTTGTAAGAAAGGAAAACGGAGGAGTAAATTCCAtgatttaaagtttattttgtttcctccctgaTCATGACCAATAACAACCTACCACCCTAGATGATTACAACCATAACACATccaaccaccaaaaccatccaCCCCAACTTAAGGGACAGAGACCACAGTCTTATAATTGCATCCTGCTGAactggggtaaaaaaaaaaattgtgtttgcCCACCCCACGAAAAATGGTTAGACTTTAGAGAGCTAGCTATAGCATTTGTTGCTCAGTCTCTGGGTTGTCTGTCCAGTCTCTGTgctgtccagtctctgtgtgatCGATCTTCCGGGGTAGTCTTTAGAGGTTGTTTTACATTCATATTTTGGAGAAGTCAGTCACTGAGACAGTCTGTGAGAGTGGATGGCCAGGGCTGTTTGCTTTGTGGTGACATTCATGTCTCAGCTGATAAAAAGTTTTCCCTGGTCAGATCTAATCTTTATAAGCCTTGTGAGTAACCACATTTTTTTATTCCCTGGAGATACATAAGCATAACCACGCCCATCTTAAAACTGTTGCAGGTTTCCATACTAATGTCAACACATCCTTAGAGTATATTGGGTGGCTTAGTACCTCAGGTTTCCTTTTCAATAACCCAGTGTCTTTCAGCTGGTATTGTTCCTTTTTCACCAATATTAAGAAAGTTTAGAGTTAACAAAGCATGATTTAGGCTGCCCCTGGGATTTTCtactcttcctttttgtttaataagcatCTCTTTTAAGATATGGATGACTCTTTCTATAATTGCTTATCTTGTGGGATTGTGTAGTATACCAGTATTTATATTGTAATATGTAAAGAATTGCTTTATCTTAATGGATACATGTGCAGGAGCATTATCAGTCATGATGTGTGCATAATGTCCTATTAAAACCCTCCTTTAGACAAAGCTAATTCAAGTTTATTTTCTAGAATTCACCAGCAGGAGTCTTAAAAACGGTAAAATGAATTATCTATTCTGCCTATCCTGTATGAAAGAcacaatccaggtattttatttacaaccTGTAAgtctagattgggcaggtttggGAGCTTTTCTAACTTATATCCTTCCCATATGACTCTTGTTATGTGCAGTTTTCTTCTGGCCAGATGCTCATGGTCCTgtcatggtggcttcctcctctcttggtttcctttcttctctcccagtcTCTCTACCTGTGATCCCCAGCCAGGTCACTGAAAACCCACTTATCTTTATCAACTACCCAATCAAGAGCTCTAGCCTTTGACTGAGCAATTAACTTAGGGAACAAGGTTTCATAGCATCGCTTGGTGGACAGAAGGATTTGCTCACTGGGGCAACCAGATCTCAGGGGCCAGTAttcagcatttgaatacatagcagcgcCAGATCAACCATAACATAGAAGAGTGTCTGCCATTTCCCTGTCATTAAATTACACCTTTCTTCCCTGCCTCGCCCTTTCCCAGAGTGAAGCCCAAACTCAGTGCTGCGTCTAGTTCCTTTGCCCAAAGTTAGCTTCCGTGTCATCACTCACTAAAAACAACATCCCAAGAGCCACCCTGGAGAGGGTCAAGAATCTGTGATTTTTGAAGACATGCACTCTCATTGTCTCTGATGTGCAGCTGGATGGAAGCATGGCAGAGCCAGGTGATATGCATGAATCCCACTAACCTGATGGACACCACCAATCAGATGTGCAAATCAGCTCCCCCGCCTCTGCCTAAACTGTACATGCTTCTCAGCCAGAGTGTGCCAAACAAAAGCTGAATTGTCACCATTGTGGGAATGCATCTGGGCAGTTCTGAGCTCTAAAAGAATAGCCGTGAAGGAGGTAAAAGTGACTGCGCCATCTTGGAATATtagagggacagccagggctcactATGCACTCTGCCATTGGTTTCCCTCCTGCTGAAGGTCAGTAATGTAAGGGCAATGTGTTTCTTTGTAAAGTCTAGAGTTATACAAGCCTGTATAATCTTGCTCACCAagtgttttggttggttggttagttggttggttagttggtttggtGTTTTGAAGTAGCTGTCCTCAAGAGGGCTGGGCATAGTCCCTCCCCACCAAGGGGTGTAATATTGAAGTACAAGgtgaaaacatgttttaaatctgttggtcactttttttttttttttttttttccgagacaaggtttctctgtatagccccggctgtcctggaactctgtatagaccaggctgggctcgaactcagaaatccgcgtgcctctgcctcccaagtgctaggattaaagttgtgcaccactaccacccaccGCGCCTGTTGGTCACTTTTGAAGGTGTCAAACTAGCTCTCTATTCCTTCTGACAGAAGGGAAGCATAAACTgggccttttttcttttgtaaatgaatGCCAGTTGGAGAGTCAAGTCAAGCATCCTCTGTCAGACTGGGCTCCGTTCATGGGGCACTCACTGAGTGCAAGCCAGTGAGGTTTTCAGAGAACCTTGGGCAGTTAGAAGCAGTTTTACATCTGATGTTATATGGCAGACGCTTCAAGACTTTTCCTCTACTAGGAAACGTCTCCTTGCTCCcgtttttttatttgtgttccaTTGTTTCATGTTTATTTCTACTGAGCATGTAGAACTTGGGTCTTAAGACTTTGCAAATCTTGGCGTGATTACAATCAGAAGGAAGAGTCCCCCAATAAAGGGTGACAAACTTGCATGTGCTTCCCTTATGACTAAACCTCTGGGCCTCTGGCCAATCCCTACCCAGCTCATATGGCTCCAAACTTTAGGCATCCTGGTCAAGAGCTCCGCATTTGTAGCCCTGGTTGGAACTTCGAGGGTGGAGGGTGCTAGGGAGTAGCGGTGTCAGGGGGAAGGTGAAGCAACCACCCGGAGGAAGAGGGCGTTTCCTTCTCACGAGCTGTAGCTGGCTCGGGGTCTTAGCCTCCGGGCTCCACCCAGTCCCTCCCTGTGCTCAGGGAAAAGCCAgtcgccacacacacacacacacacacacacacacacacacacacacacacactcaggccgGCGCCACGCCCTAAGGAGAGCGGCCCTGGGGCCCATCACCAAGGCAACCGTAGAGCTCCTTCCACTTCCCCACCCAGctgattcccccaccccacccctcctcccaacGCAGCCAACCGGTTTTGCGTCCCTGGAGCGCACTATAAAACCTGCACGGGTGGCGCTCGCTGCTCAGCCAGACCTGGGTGAAGGGGCAGTCCCATCTCCAGCCCGTAAGAACCCTCTAGCAGGCAGAACATGAGTCTCTTCCTGCGAAAGCGATGCCTCTGCCTCGGCTTCCTGCTCCTTCATCTCTTAAGTCAAGTAAGTGGCGCGCGCTTAAGATGCCCCGGATTACTTGGACCTCCTGGACTGCCTCTGGTCCGTCCCGGGCTCACTCTGCCTTGGTTTGcccctgataacctgagttcgtTTTCTTGTCTCGTCGCTCTTCCTAGGTCTCGGCATCTCTGCGCTGCCCGTCTCGGTGCCCGCCCAAGTGCCCCAGTATAGCACCGACCTGCGCCCCCGGGGTGCGCTCGGTGCTGGACGGCTGCTCCTGCTGTCCGGTGTGCGCCCGCCAGCGCGGGGAGAGTTGTTCTGAGATGAGACCCTGCGACCAGAGCAGTGGTCTCTACTGTGACCGCAGCGCAGACCCCAACAACCAGACTGGCATTTGCATGGGTAATCCTACCTCCATCCCCATTCTGCTGTCCCCTTCTTAGCCTGACCTCTCCTCTGGCAGCTAAGTGAaacttagcccccccccccctttttactTTCCCAGAgaactaagcaaaaaaaaaaaaaaaatatagcacTAGTACAGTACAGTAAGTGACATGTGTGGAGAGCTTTCAATGTACCAGGCATCAGGCTGAGAGGAAACATGCGCTGTGCAGGCAGGTCACTTGCCGCCTAGAGAAGGGACGAAAGCAGAGTTAAGAGCCagtgaaatcattttatttggcCAGCTCCAGGGGAAGACTTGGGGTGACGGAAGTATGAGCTTATCCCCAGGTCTATAGTTCCCCTctacccccgcccccacccgcAGCAGCCCCAGTGCGTTTGTTTTCACACCTGTAATTGTCCTAATTGGAGCCAAAGCAACTCCTTCTCCTGGGAGGACTCTTGTCACTCCAGTCTGAGCTACAGTAAAGTAAAATGCAGGCAACTCGCCAACCCAGGCTCATGGAAAGTAATCAATGGGAGATCAATTTCCCATCAGGTACAATGCTGTAGTTAGGGTCATACCTACCGCCCTTGGTAAGAGTGTGAAgcgctctgtctctctgtctctgtccctctttgtctctctctctctatctctgtctctctctctctctctctgtctctctctctgtctctgtgtctctctctgtctctgtctctctgtgtctctgtctctgtctctctctctgtctctctctctgtctctctctctctctctctctctctctctctctctctcagctgtgcTTCAACATCAAGGAAACTTAATGCCCTTCCCAATCTGACCAGTGAACCTATTTGGTTGTAAATCCCAAACTACTGCAGGAGATGACTCTTTGGAAACCATCTTCTCTTTAGAGAATAGGGTCTCTGGCGTGTGACTTCGGCATCTTCTCttgtctttgttctgtgtttCCGTCTTAGAAATGAAATCATTTCGGGGTAGGTACTTTTGAAAGGAAGTAGAGATGTGTTAGAAGCCATCAATTAACCGGAATATGTGTATTGGCATAGTCTGCAGTATTTACACTCCGCACTCATGAGAACTCGGTGAAGAAGGAGGGACCAGGTGGGACTGGTGCCTTCTCCGCCTTCTGGAAGCAACCACGAGGACTTATCTCTCCTTAAGACATATACTAAGCCAGTCATCCTCACTAGAGAAGGAAGACCTTCTGACCATGTCCTACCATTTTACACAGCTTCCAGTTGAATtccacttttctctcttcctctcctcttccctctgctttccttcctgaaTATTCTAGTGCCAGAGGGAGACAACTGTGTGTTCGATGGGGTCATTTACCGCAACGGAGAGAAGTTTGAGCCGAACTGTCAATACTTCTGCACCTGCAGAGATGGGCAGATTGGCTGTCTGCCCCGCTGCCAGCTAGATGTGCTACTGCCGGGTCCTGACTGCCCAGCTCCGAGAAAAGTCGCAGTGCCTGGGGAGTGCTGCGAAAAGTGGACCTGTGGCTCAGATGAGCAGGGGACACTGGGAGGCCTGGCCCTTCCAGGTGAGAAACCCAGCAGATATGGGACAGTTATGGGGAAATGTAGTCACAAAGGAGGTGTGACTCTGGGATTTAAGATGAGATGCTGCTTTCAGTCTGGCTGTTCCATTGTGGAAAAACAGATTGTTTTAAAGGGGCCCCAATAGAGACAGCAACAGTGTTTCAATTTTGTCTTCTGGGATAAGTATTCtttgactctttctttctctgtctcctgatggatccctaatttaaaaaagaaaaaaagaaaaaaatatcttttctgtaatagattttttttttaatttggctggCTTTGCTTGCTCATCAGAATTAAAATGTGAcattggggaaatgcctcaacTGGTAAAGCAATATGGTGCAGGTGTGAGGACCTTAGTCGGACCCtcagcattctttaaaaaaaaaaaattaaattaaattaaatttaaaaacctgcCTGGGGTCACTAGCCAAACTAATCAAGTGTCCCCAGATTTCAGTGACTATGCTCCTGAAAACGAACACTTAAGGTAGATTTGTGGCctctatacacatgtgcatgcacaccttcaaacacatgggcacacacccacgcctccccccacacacctgaacatatatacaaaaaaacttAAACTGTTAACATGAACTTCCTGTGTACCAAATCATGTATTGAAACTTCAGCTTATGGTGGTATATGCTCTTATGTACATATAATTACTAAGTTTCTTAGGGCAACTTGTCCTAAGCCTCTTAGGGTTCGGTGAATAAAGATTTGTTGAAATTCTACATTGTGCCTATTAAGGGATTATAAATAAACCCAGTTCTGTGCTCTGCAAGAACTGGTATATATtactaaagaattaaaatttatgaTCTAATGTTTTCTGAGAGATAACACTTATATCTCCATCATTTACTGTAATAACGATTTATGCCTTCAATAGCCTATAGACCGGATGCCACCGTAGGAGTTGAAGTCTCTGACTCCAGCATCAACTGCATTGAGCAGACGACGGAGTGGAGCGCATGTTCCAAGAGCTGTGGAATGGGCGTGTCCACCCGGGTCACCAACAGGAATCGCCAGTGTGAGATGGTAAAACAGACTCGTCTCTGCATCATTCGGCCTTGTGAACAAGAACCTGAGGAAGTAACAGACAAGGTAGGAGCCTATCCCTTTACAGCAGTGGCCTTGCCTCCTTGAAGCCTGGCCTCTAGAAAGCCACTGTCACACCagctgactgaaaaaaaaaaaaaaagaaagaaaacaatatgcCCCAGGTGGGCATATTAATCCAAACAAAGGGCATGGAGCACCCTGAATCAAAATCAGTACCTTCCATCTTTCACTTTTAACATACACAAACGCTCCCAGGAAACTCGCAGCAGGTCTACAAACACACGGGAAAGGATGCAGAGCTATACTACTTTATCCTAATGAGGATGCTCTAGTAAATCGCATCCCATACCTGGAGGGAAAAAAGTAGCTTTCCAATTGTGAAGGAGAGCTGCCTTTAGCAACGTTAGCCTTTTAAATAAACCAGGTATGAGCTATAGGGCTAGAATAAAGACTACGTCTGCTGTATTCACCTTGCAGTCCAAAGATCCTACTATGTGCCCTGGAATATATTGTGCACACAATAAACAGCTGTCAGCAAATGCATGAATGGATGTCTGGGAATTAGGAACAATATTTTCAAAACCCTGGTAGAGTAAGGCAACAGGAGCCAAATGAAACAACGTATTTCCTCCCAACCACCAAccacctttttgttgttgttgttgatggaaTTATGTCAACACAGTATGTTGATTCTAGGTATAAAGATCAGGAGCCCTAATTGGTTCCTGATGACATAAAAGATCTTGTTG is a window from the Mus pahari chromosome 17, PAHARI_EIJ_v1.1, whole genome shotgun sequence genome containing:
- the Ccn3 gene encoding CCN family member 3 produces the protein MSLFLRKRCLCLGFLLLHLLSQVSASLRCPSRCPPKCPSIAPTCAPGVRSVLDGCSCCPVCARQRGESCSEMRPCDQSSGLYCDRSADPNNQTGICMVPEGDNCVFDGVIYRNGEKFEPNCQYFCTCRDGQIGCLPRCQLDVLLPGPDCPAPRKVAVPGECCEKWTCGSDEQGTLGGLALPAYRPDATVGVEVSDSSINCIEQTTEWSACSKSCGMGVSTRVTNRNRQCEMVKQTRLCIIRPCEQEPEEVTDKKGKKCLRTKKSLKAIHLQFENCTSLYTYKPRFCGVCSDGRCCTPHNTKTIQVEFQCLPGEIIKKPVMVIGTCTCYSNCPQNNEAFLQELELKTSRGEI